A single window of bacterium DNA harbors:
- a CDS encoding nuclear transport factor 2 family protein → MSDPELSARNKATVLKMWKALSDFDFDTLKSCLHPDVHYEDVPTEDAGANGPENVVARLSVAWDHIDRQIQTTHRIAADGDVVFLDHTEEWIFKTGETVVHRFATMHELKDGKIIQWSDFWDVNNFVGQFPASFLKVMAEKQGSDFTS, encoded by the coding sequence ATGTCCGACCCCGAACTTTCCGCCCGCAACAAGGCCACCGTCCTGAAGATGTGGAAGGCCCTGAGCGACTTCGACTTCGACACGCTCAAGAGCTGTCTCCATCCCGACGTCCACTACGAGGACGTCCCGACCGAGGACGCCGGAGCGAACGGCCCGGAGAACGTCGTCGCCCGACTCTCGGTCGCCTGGGATCACATCGATCGGCAGATCCAGACGACCCACCGGATCGCCGCGGACGGCGACGTCGTCTTCCTCGATCACACCGAAGAGTGGATCTTCAAGACCGGCGAGACCGTCGTCCACCGCTTCGCCACCATGCACGAGCTGAAAGACGGCAAGATCATCCAGTGGAGCGACTTCTGGGACGTGAACAACTTCGTCGGGCAGTTCCCCGCGTCGTTCCTGAAGGTGATGGCCGAGAAGCAGGGCTCGGATTTCACGAGCTAG
- a CDS encoding cyclase family protein, which yields MSKITIDDEMYDIEAVADGAWVPGPYGPDDQLGTYNEVTPEKRAAAWSLLAGAARLQTINLGDVLFNGYPGFGDRDYQQQLVIAGYAPPEGYAGIANITEPMGSTRLSFHEERVQTTYNIASKVNGLLHCGVGDLFYNGFRGRDIARDHGTSDLDVVSWGVPLVTRGFLIDVVGLKAERGEDVFSSEGRPVLEPNYRVTLEDLEAAVRRQELPAFEAGDAIMLRTGWNNLVRPDPEKFLSGSPGPWLRETRWLASHRPALLGIDSWVWGTVDPDATKGFYNACHQELNMRFGIRFGEGFQFEELADAGVDRFVLSHTPLRAEGATSSSVPALAIAALGD from the coding sequence ATGAGCAAGATCACGATCGACGACGAGATGTACGACATCGAAGCGGTCGCCGACGGCGCCTGGGTGCCCGGCCCCTACGGCCCGGACGACCAGCTCGGGACCTACAACGAGGTCACGCCGGAGAAGCGCGCCGCCGCCTGGTCGCTCCTCGCCGGCGCCGCGCGCCTCCAGACGATCAACCTCGGGGACGTGCTCTTCAACGGCTACCCCGGCTTCGGCGACCGCGACTACCAGCAGCAGCTCGTGATCGCCGGCTATGCCCCGCCCGAAGGCTACGCCGGGATCGCGAACATCACCGAGCCGATGGGGAGCACCCGCCTCTCCTTCCACGAGGAGCGCGTCCAGACGACGTACAACATCGCGAGCAAGGTGAACGGTCTCCTCCACTGCGGCGTCGGCGATCTCTTCTACAACGGGTTCCGGGGTCGCGATATCGCCCGCGACCACGGCACGAGCGATCTCGACGTCGTGAGCTGGGGCGTCCCGCTCGTGACCCGCGGGTTCCTGATCGACGTCGTGGGACTCAAGGCCGAGCGGGGCGAGGACGTCTTCTCGTCCGAGGGTCGACCGGTCCTCGAGCCCAACTACCGCGTGACCCTCGAGGATCTCGAAGCCGCCGTCCGTCGGCAGGAGCTGCCCGCCTTCGAGGCCGGCGATGCGATCATGCTCCGGACGGGCTGGAACAACCTCGTGCGTCCCGATCCCGAGAAGTTCCTCTCCGGCTCACCGGGGCCCTGGCTGCGGGAGACCCGCTGGCTGGCCAGCCATCGACCGGCCCTGCTCGGCATCGACTCCTGGGTCTGGGGCACCGTCGATCCCGACGCGACGAAAGGCTTCTACAATGCCTGTCACCAGGAGCTGAACATGCGCTTCGGCATCCGGTTCGGCGAGGGCTTCCAGTTCGAGGAGCTCGCCGACGCCGGGGTCGACCGCTTCGTCCTGAGCCACACGCCCCTGCGCGCCGAAGGCGCGACCTCTTCGTCCGTCCCGGCGCTCGCGATCGCGGCGCTCGGCGACTGA
- a CDS encoding MFS transporter — MARPERSRVFASLSERNVRIFFTGLGLSNIGTWAQTTAVVLLVTRLGGEGLEIGLAVAAQFLPVLLLGLQAGSIADRRDRHRMTLLTQIGMAIQAFALGLLDLAGLATIPLVCVMTAVYGTLSAFDIPARRAFATELVPPERLANVLSLSTSVMTGARIFGPSIAAFVAAEIGTAWVFLGNGVSFLAMIGGLLRIDRSRLHRMPAPSRSPHPIREGLRAVWSDSAMRTLLVVFALVATFAFNHLVYLPLVVRDQLLASEQTFGWVLSCMGIGNVLGALLVARLVVVPLGWFYVPTIALGAFMSAIAFATRTEMVFLLAVPMGMAMTALISSAGVILQQRFDASMRARLMALTSVILMGSTPIGGPVTGWIADEAGVWSATVYGGVIAVVAGGIGLLLAGRPRGSR, encoded by the coding sequence ATGGCCCGCCCCGAACGTTCCCGCGTGTTCGCCTCGCTCTCGGAGCGCAACGTCCGGATCTTCTTCACGGGCCTCGGCCTCTCCAACATCGGCACCTGGGCCCAGACGACGGCGGTCGTCCTCCTCGTGACCCGACTCGGGGGCGAAGGGCTCGAGATCGGCCTCGCCGTCGCCGCCCAGTTCCTCCCCGTGCTCCTCCTCGGGCTCCAGGCGGGCTCGATCGCCGACCGCCGCGATCGCCACCGGATGACCCTGCTCACCCAGATCGGCATGGCGATCCAGGCCTTCGCCCTGGGTCTGCTCGACCTCGCCGGTCTCGCCACGATTCCCCTCGTCTGCGTGATGACGGCCGTCTACGGGACGCTCTCGGCCTTCGACATTCCGGCGCGACGTGCCTTCGCGACGGAGCTGGTGCCCCCGGAGCGGCTCGCGAACGTCCTCTCGCTGAGCACGTCCGTGATGACCGGTGCACGGATCTTCGGCCCGTCGATCGCCGCCTTCGTCGCCGCCGAGATCGGAACGGCCTGGGTCTTCCTGGGCAACGGCGTCTCGTTCCTCGCCATGATCGGAGGCCTGCTCCGGATCGACCGGAGCCGGCTGCATCGAATGCCCGCCCCTTCCCGGTCGCCCCACCCGATTCGCGAGGGCTTGCGGGCGGTGTGGTCCGATTCCGCGATGCGGACGCTGCTCGTGGTCTTCGCGCTGGTCGCGACCTTCGCCTTCAACCACCTGGTCTACCTGCCCCTCGTGGTTCGAGACCAGCTCCTTGCGTCGGAGCAGACCTTCGGCTGGGTCCTCTCGTGCATGGGGATCGGCAACGTCCTCGGCGCGCTCCTCGTGGCGCGCCTCGTCGTCGTGCCCCTCGGCTGGTTCTACGTCCCGACGATCGCCCTCGGCGCCTTCATGAGCGCCATCGCGTTCGCGACGCGGACCGAGATGGTCTTCCTGCTCGCCGTCCCGATGGGCATGGCGATGACCGCGCTCATCTCCTCCGCGGGCGTGATCCTGCAGCAGCGATTCGACGCATCGATGCGCGCGCGACTCATGGCGCTCACCTCGGTGATCCTGATGGGCTCGACGCCGATCGGCGGACCGGTCACCGGCTGGATCGCGGACGAAGCGGGCGTGTGGTCCGCGACGGTCTACGGGGGCGTGATCGCGGTCGTCGCGGGCGGGATCGGCCTGCTGCTCGCGGGACGCCCGCGCGGGAGCCGGTGA
- a CDS encoding enoyl-CoA hydratase/isomerase family protein, with protein METETLETIEITHDGGVDWLTLNRPGSLNAINGQMATELRDYFWGLQEETSTRIVVMRGSGSSFCAGLDLRSGGNPVDSAGREPRGRGFGFQGFLADVYVLMRRCPQPIISLVQGNACGGGFAFVLASDVRIAAENARMNAAFIKIGLSACDMGTSYFLPRLVGTSLASELMLTGRFLHADRALARGLVSEVVPEDELEGAAKPYLEEMLATTPQGLRLTKEGLNMAIDAQSLESAMAIENRNQLMCARTKDFQEGMSAFLEKRPPVYEDR; from the coding sequence ATGGAGACCGAGACGCTGGAGACGATCGAGATCACCCACGACGGAGGCGTCGACTGGCTGACGCTGAATCGTCCCGGCTCGCTCAACGCGATCAACGGACAGATGGCGACCGAGCTGCGCGACTACTTCTGGGGCCTCCAGGAGGAGACGTCGACGCGGATCGTCGTGATGCGCGGATCCGGTTCGAGCTTCTGCGCCGGGCTCGATCTGCGCTCCGGTGGGAATCCCGTGGACAGCGCGGGGCGGGAGCCGCGCGGGCGGGGCTTCGGCTTCCAGGGCTTTCTCGCGGACGTCTACGTCCTCATGCGTCGCTGCCCGCAGCCGATCATCAGTCTGGTCCAGGGCAACGCCTGCGGTGGTGGGTTCGCCTTCGTCCTGGCTTCGGACGTCCGGATCGCGGCGGAGAACGCGCGCATGAACGCGGCCTTCATCAAGATCGGCCTCTCCGCCTGCGACATGGGCACGAGCTACTTCCTGCCGCGGCTGGTGGGGACGTCGCTCGCGTCGGAGCTGATGCTCACGGGGCGCTTCCTCCACGCGGACCGTGCCCTCGCGCGCGGCCTCGTCTCGGAGGTCGTGCCGGAGGACGAGCTCGAGGGGGCGGCGAAGCCCTACCTCGAGGAGATGCTCGCGACGACGCCGCAGGGCCTGCGCCTCACGAAGGAAGGGCTGAACATGGCGATCGACGCACAGAGTCTCGAGTCCGCGATGGCGATCGAGAACCGCAATCAGCTGATGTGTGCGCGGACGAAGGACTTCCAGGAGGGCATGTCGGCCTTCCTGGAGAAGCGGCCGCCGGTCTACGAGGACCGCTAG
- a CDS encoding lipid A deacylase LpxR family protein, whose translation MPAFVCRPRHEGANRARWRVGVTLVLLCAGVFFAPQRVHADSVDRGSIAFVFENDVFMGTDLNYTNGLMLSYVSPVQAEDALPRRFFRLFASEEPAPETRFGLFLGHSLFTPEDISVSTPLPDQHPYAGWLYGGVSLIAEQERHVDSVSIHAGVVGPAAQGEWAQKKVHELVDTTEPRGWNNQLKNEPGVILTWDRIWRLDAPVARGRIRADVLPSVSLSAGNVLTQAAVGATARLGTDIVGDYGPPRIHPSGTGTGLRATPGRFGGYLFAGGHVRVVAHNIFLDGNTTRSSQSVDRRVLVAEAHGGLVLRCGRYQLGFSGIVRSREFDSQRRTQAFGAVSASVRL comes from the coding sequence ATGCCTGCGTTCGTCTGCCGGCCGAGGCACGAAGGGGCCAATCGCGCCCGGTGGCGCGTCGGCGTCACGCTCGTCCTGCTCTGTGCGGGCGTCTTCTTCGCGCCGCAGCGGGTGCACGCCGACTCCGTCGACCGCGGTTCGATCGCGTTCGTCTTCGAGAACGACGTCTTCATGGGCACGGACCTCAACTACACCAACGGACTGATGCTCTCGTACGTGTCTCCGGTCCAGGCGGAGGACGCGCTCCCCCGTCGTTTCTTCCGCCTCTTCGCCTCGGAGGAGCCGGCCCCGGAGACGCGCTTCGGCCTCTTTCTCGGGCACAGCCTCTTCACGCCGGAGGACATCAGCGTATCGACGCCGCTGCCGGATCAGCACCCGTACGCGGGTTGGCTCTACGGCGGGGTGTCACTCATCGCCGAGCAGGAACGACACGTGGATTCGGTCTCGATCCACGCCGGCGTCGTGGGGCCCGCGGCGCAGGGCGAGTGGGCCCAGAAGAAGGTGCACGAGCTGGTCGACACGACGGAGCCGCGGGGCTGGAACAATCAGCTGAAGAACGAGCCCGGGGTCATCCTCACGTGGGATCGGATCTGGCGTCTCGATGCACCGGTCGCCCGCGGACGGATCCGCGCCGACGTGCTGCCCTCGGTGTCGCTCTCCGCGGGCAACGTGCTCACGCAGGCGGCCGTCGGGGCGACGGCGCGGCTGGGGACCGACATCGTCGGAGACTACGGACCGCCTCGGATCCACCCGAGCGGCACGGGCACCGGACTTCGCGCGACACCCGGGCGCTTCGGGGGCTACCTGTTCGCCGGCGGACACGTCCGCGTGGTGGCACACAACATCTTCCTGGACGGCAACACCACCCGGAGCAGTCAGAGCGTCGACCGGCGGGTCCTCGTGGCGGAGGCGCACGGCGGTCTCGTGCTCCGCTGCGGCCGGTATCAGCTCGGCTTCTCGGGGATCGTCCGGAGCCGCGAGTTCGACTCCCAGCGCAGGACACAGGCCTTCGGCGCCGTGTCGGCCAGCGTCCGTCTCTAG
- a CDS encoding amidohydrolase family protein, which translates to MLDTKITNARIVDGTGAPAYDGDIGIRDGKIVAIGAVDEDAREVLDAQGALATPGWVDVHTHYDGQVTWDDQVDPSASHGVTTIVMGNCGVGFAPVRPGGENELIELMEGVEDIPGTALHEGMPWGAWESFPDYMRFLDGREYALDVGAQLAHGALRNYVMGKRGRDNEDPTAADLEEMSGLVEEAMREGAVGFSTSRTIGHRSIAGDPVPGTFAETDELIAVAEAMERAGSGVFELIPAGTVGLLESIGGEHKTLQEELEMIRAIGKVGRPVTFTTVQNVDYPDTWRDYLEVCAKENEQGSNLRPQVSSRPIGFVTGLQTYHMFQRRPSYAAIADLPLAERVAEMRKPEVKQAILSEEDVKPSDGQAGSMANMTTMLGRVAAALFPVTMPADYEPDPTTIFGAQAAAAGVSIEEFVYDYLLEEDGKAFAILMGANYLAFDHEAIREMLTDPHTVTGLSDAGAHVNLIFDGVAPTYQLIHWVRDRKRGEKLPIEWIVQKQTKTNADLYGFTDRGSLEIGKRADLNLIDLDHLALGELEVHADLPAGGQRILQKAHGYLATFVNGVKTRENDRDTGARPGRLVRPTAVSAS; encoded by the coding sequence ATGCTCGATACCAAGATCACGAACGCCCGCATCGTCGACGGCACCGGCGCCCCCGCCTACGACGGCGACATCGGCATCCGCGACGGCAAGATCGTCGCCATCGGCGCGGTCGACGAAGACGCGCGCGAGGTCCTCGACGCCCAGGGTGCGCTCGCGACGCCCGGCTGGGTCGACGTCCACACCCACTACGACGGGCAGGTCACCTGGGACGACCAGGTCGACCCCTCCGCGTCCCACGGCGTGACCACGATCGTCATGGGCAACTGCGGCGTCGGATTCGCGCCGGTCCGCCCCGGCGGCGAGAACGAGCTGATCGAGCTGATGGAAGGCGTCGAGGACATCCCCGGCACCGCCCTCCACGAAGGCATGCCCTGGGGCGCGTGGGAGAGCTTCCCCGACTACATGCGCTTCCTCGACGGTCGCGAGTACGCCCTCGACGTCGGCGCACAGCTCGCCCACGGTGCCCTGCGCAACTACGTGATGGGCAAGCGCGGTCGGGACAACGAGGATCCGACCGCTGCGGACCTCGAGGAGATGAGCGGCCTCGTCGAGGAAGCCATGCGCGAAGGCGCGGTCGGCTTCTCCACGTCGCGCACGATCGGCCACCGCTCGATCGCCGGCGATCCGGTCCCCGGCACCTTCGCCGAGACCGACGAGCTGATCGCCGTCGCGGAAGCGATGGAGCGAGCGGGCTCCGGCGTCTTCGAGCTGATCCCGGCGGGCACGGTCGGCCTCCTCGAGAGCATCGGCGGCGAGCACAAGACGCTGCAGGAAGAGCTCGAGATGATCCGGGCGATCGGCAAGGTCGGCCGCCCCGTGACCTTCACGACGGTCCAGAACGTCGACTATCCGGACACCTGGCGCGACTACCTCGAGGTCTGCGCGAAGGAGAACGAGCAGGGCTCGAACCTCCGCCCCCAGGTCTCCTCCCGCCCGATCGGGTTCGTGACCGGCCTCCAGACCTACCACATGTTCCAGCGCCGACCGTCCTACGCCGCGATCGCCGACCTGCCGCTCGCGGAGCGCGTCGCCGAGATGAGGAAGCCCGAGGTCAAGCAGGCGATCCTCTCCGAGGAGGACGTGAAGCCCTCGGACGGCCAGGCCGGCTCGATGGCGAACATGACGACGATGCTCGGTCGCGTCGCGGCCGCGCTCTTTCCGGTGACGATGCCGGCGGACTACGAGCCCGACCCGACGACGATCTTCGGGGCGCAGGCGGCGGCCGCGGGGGTCTCGATCGAAGAGTTCGTCTACGACTACCTCCTCGAGGAAGACGGCAAGGCCTTCGCCATCCTGATGGGGGCCAACTACCTGGCCTTCGACCACGAGGCGATCCGTGAGATGCTGACGGACCCGCACACGGTCACCGGCCTGTCCGACGCGGGCGCCCACGTGAACCTGATCTTCGACGGCGTCGCGCCGACGTACCAGCTGATCCACTGGGTCCGCGATCGCAAGCGCGGCGAGAAGCTGCCGATCGAGTGGATCGTCCAGAAGCAGACGAAGACCAACGCCGACCTCTACGGCTTCACGGACCGAGGCTCGCTCGAGATCGGCAAGCGCGCCGACCTCAACCTGATCGACCTCGACCACCTCGCCCTCGGCGAGCTCGAGGTCCACGCGGACCTGCCCGCCGGCGGCCAGCGCATCCTCCAGAAGGCGCACGGCTACCTCGCGACGTTCGTGAACGGCGTGAAGACCCGCGAGAACGACCGGGACACCGGCGCGCGTCCGGGCCGCCTGGTCCGCCCGACCGCGGTCAGCGCCTCGTAG
- a CDS encoding DUF2889 domain-containing protein, whose amino-acid sequence MIDDEQAVDGPAGPIPLRPARSIRRTSTMDMLWPDGPGGPLELRGRARDAATDDPGAPPRTLRSATLDAILRERMIEEIDTTPDFEGIQNLVGQRGGGHLRGALATLVPEVRSSGSPLYLLLDDISGTSLIGGVAFVRQAPYRERVAQSGERRGPRPEDMEGVCIGFAPGSSALTEVVDHVGPPRMRPIGDLVHPEDPHGWHDLPEMPAIGTRRARFIDVRLEDDRIEISAGFQDSTGDPDHGRVGIHEYRLHATADLSTGRLDGLEATPHILPFRECPSAVQTSLAIQGAPLADLRDVVLERLAKTRGCTHLNDALRSLAEVPVLIEALSEGATTG is encoded by the coding sequence ATGATCGACGACGAACAGGCGGTGGACGGCCCCGCCGGCCCCATCCCGCTCCGCCCCGCCCGCTCGATCCGGCGGACCTCGACGATGGACATGCTCTGGCCGGACGGCCCTGGCGGCCCGCTCGAGCTTCGCGGACGCGCGCGCGACGCCGCGACCGACGACCCGGGCGCGCCGCCCCGAACGCTTCGCAGCGCCACCCTGGACGCGATCCTCCGCGAGCGCATGATCGAAGAGATCGACACCACCCCCGACTTCGAGGGCATCCAGAATCTCGTCGGACAGCGTGGCGGCGGGCATCTTCGCGGCGCTCTCGCGACCCTGGTGCCGGAGGTCCGCTCCTCCGGCTCGCCGCTCTACCTGCTCCTCGACGACATCTCCGGGACGAGCCTGATCGGCGGCGTCGCCTTCGTTCGGCAGGCGCCCTACCGCGAGAGGGTCGCCCAGAGCGGGGAGCGGCGCGGACCCCGTCCCGAAGACATGGAAGGCGTCTGCATCGGCTTCGCCCCCGGCTCGAGCGCGCTCACCGAGGTGGTCGACCACGTCGGTCCGCCCCGCATGCGCCCGATCGGGGACCTCGTCCATCCCGAGGACCCCCACGGCTGGCACGACCTTCCGGAGATGCCCGCGATCGGGACGCGCCGCGCGCGCTTCATCGACGTCCGGCTCGAAGACGACCGCATCGAGATCTCCGCCGGCTTCCAGGACTCGACCGGCGATCCGGATCACGGCCGGGTCGGGATCCACGAGTACCGGCTCCACGCGACCGCCGACCTTTCGACCGGGCGCCTCGATGGACTCGAGGCGACGCCGCATATCCTTCCCTTCCGGGAGTGCCCGTCGGCGGTCCAGACGTCGCTCGCGATCCAGGGCGCGCCCCTCGCCGATCTCCGCGACGTCGTGCTCGAACGCCTCGCGAAGACCCGAGGCTGCACCCACCTGAACGATGCGCTGCGATCCCTCGCCGAGGTCCCGGTCCTGATCGAGGCGCTCTCGGAGGGCGCAACGACGGGATGA
- a CDS encoding SDR family oxidoreductase, translated as MPEMIEPMGRQLLEGRRAVITAAAGTGIGFAIARRFVEEGASLVISDRHERRLGEAVETLRAEGGDVAGVACDVTSTEAVEALYQESEARLGGIDVAVHNAGLGFTSDLVEMRDEDWLRVIDVSLTGCFRCVRAVLPRLSSGGAIVNVGSVTGHRAERGQSAYAAAKAGVHALTRCAALEAAERGVRVNAVMPTLAMHAFLEKAAPPEHLEAMAALQPQGRPADPREIAGVVVFLASDGASYLTGECVSASGQRA; from the coding sequence ATGCCCGAGATGATTGAGCCGATGGGACGGCAGCTACTCGAGGGGCGACGAGCGGTGATCACCGCCGCGGCGGGGACCGGGATCGGCTTCGCGATCGCCCGCCGCTTCGTCGAGGAGGGGGCTTCCCTCGTGATCTCGGACCGCCACGAGCGCCGACTCGGCGAGGCGGTCGAGACGCTGCGCGCCGAGGGCGGGGACGTCGCGGGCGTGGCCTGCGACGTGACGAGCACCGAGGCGGTCGAGGCCCTGTATCAGGAGAGCGAGGCCCGGCTGGGCGGGATCGACGTGGCGGTCCACAACGCGGGGCTCGGATTCACGAGCGATCTGGTCGAGATGCGTGACGAGGACTGGCTGCGTGTGATCGACGTCTCTCTCACCGGCTGCTTCCGCTGCGTGCGGGCCGTCCTCCCGAGGCTCTCCTCGGGCGGCGCGATCGTGAACGTCGGGAGCGTGACGGGCCACCGCGCCGAGCGCGGGCAATCGGCCTACGCCGCGGCCAAGGCCGGCGTGCACGCGCTCACGCGCTGCGCCGCGCTGGAAGCGGCGGAGCGGGGGGTGCGCGTGAATGCGGTGATGCCGACGCTCGCGATGCACGCCTTTCTCGAGAAGGCGGCGCCGCCGGAGCACCTCGAGGCGATGGCGGCGCTCCAACCCCAGGGCCGTCCGGCGGATCCGCGTGAGATCGCGGGGGTGGTCGTCTTCCTGGCGTCGGACGGCGCCAGCTATCTCACGGGCGAATGCGTCTCGGCGAGCGGGCAGCGGGCGTAG
- a CDS encoding enoyl-CoA hydratase/isomerase family protein, whose protein sequence is MSQIDLGTPFLEGRLDDRILHVRIARPERRNAMTLDMYRGVRDATILADGDPEIDAVCLRGTDGWFCAGGDMSGHQEESAALTERDPTVNFPFRHMELCRKIVVAAVNGACHAGGLNLLMHSDVSLAMESAVFRGPELLRGIPDPYMSARLADFVGLGKAKYMMFTAALVEAREAESMGLLGKVVPDDDFEDALEEMLEQIRLTAPQARSMIKADLNDPLRRHDHNLFKRSMMNPEMVEGMRAFVEKRKPDWPRD, encoded by the coding sequence ATGAGCCAGATCGACCTCGGCACGCCCTTCCTCGAAGGGCGCCTCGACGACCGCATCCTCCACGTGCGGATCGCGCGCCCGGAGCGCCGCAACGCCATGACCCTCGACATGTATCGCGGGGTCCGGGACGCGACGATCCTCGCCGACGGCGATCCGGAGATCGACGCGGTCTGCCTCCGCGGAACCGACGGCTGGTTCTGCGCCGGGGGTGACATGTCGGGCCACCAGGAGGAGAGCGCGGCCCTGACCGAACGGGATCCGACCGTCAACTTCCCCTTCCGCCACATGGAGCTCTGCCGGAAGATCGTCGTGGCCGCGGTGAACGGCGCCTGCCATGCCGGCGGACTCAACCTGCTCATGCACAGCGACGTCTCGCTCGCGATGGAGTCCGCCGTCTTCCGCGGCCCCGAGCTCCTCCGCGGCATCCCCGATCCCTACATGAGCGCGCGCCTCGCCGACTTCGTCGGTCTCGGCAAGGCCAAGTACATGATGTTCACGGCGGCCCTCGTCGAGGCGCGCGAGGCCGAGTCGATGGGCCTCCTCGGAAAGGTCGTCCCCGACGACGACTTCGAGGACGCCCTCGAGGAGATGCTCGAGCAGATCCGCCTCACGGCGCCCCAGGCACGCTCGATGATCAAGGCGGATCTGAACGACCCGCTCCGACGCCACGACCACAACCTGTTCAAGCGGTCCATGATGAACCCGGAGATGGTCGAGGGGATGCGCGCTTTCGTCGAGAAGCGGAAGCCGGACTGGCCGCGGGACTAG
- a CDS encoding dienelactone hydrolase family protein, whose amino-acid sequence MIEAEIPLQTSDGTMSTFTTRPDEGGPFPVVFFYMDAPGKREELHDMARRIATTGYYVVLPNLYYRWRDRFELDFETGSNRDEMFGLMAKLSNAMVVDDTKAMLDYVGGAPEADASRIGCVGYCMSGPFSLVVASAHPEQVKCAASIYGVRLAVDEDDSPHRGFGDAKGELYVAAAETDEYAPREMIERVESALSESGARGRVEWYPGTHHGFAFPTRTGAFDKAAAERHWARLHALFDRNLRNG is encoded by the coding sequence ATGATCGAAGCCGAGATCCCGCTCCAGACGAGCGACGGGACCATGAGCACCTTCACGACCCGCCCGGACGAAGGCGGGCCCTTCCCCGTCGTCTTCTTCTACATGGACGCGCCCGGAAAGCGGGAAGAGCTCCACGACATGGCGCGCCGAATCGCGACGACCGGCTACTACGTCGTCCTGCCGAACCTCTACTACCGCTGGAGGGACCGCTTCGAGCTGGACTTCGAGACGGGCTCGAATCGGGACGAGATGTTCGGGCTGATGGCCAAGCTGTCGAATGCGATGGTCGTCGACGACACGAAGGCCATGCTCGACTACGTCGGCGGCGCGCCGGAGGCGGACGCCTCCCGGATCGGCTGCGTGGGCTACTGCATGAGCGGGCCCTTCTCGCTCGTCGTCGCTTCAGCCCATCCCGAGCAGGTGAAGTGCGCGGCGTCCATCTACGGTGTCCGCCTGGCCGTCGACGAGGACGACTCGCCTCACCGGGGCTTCGGCGACGCGAAGGGCGAGCTCTACGTGGCCGCGGCCGAGACCGACGAATACGCGCCGCGGGAGATGATCGAGCGCGTCGAGTCGGCGCTCTCGGAGTCGGGTGCTCGAGGCCGCGTCGAGTGGTACCCGGGCACCCATCACGGCTTCGCGTTCCCGACGCGAACGGGCGCCTTCGACAAGGCCGCCGCCGAGCGCCACTGGGCTCGGCTCCACGCCCTCTTCGACCGGAATCTCCGAAACGGCTAG